In a genomic window of Chaetodon trifascialis isolate fChaTrf1 chromosome 8, fChaTrf1.hap1, whole genome shotgun sequence:
- the fam3a gene encoding protein FAM3A, which translates to MRLTGPLRAVAVLLLVGLTWLLANTLFGKESGSSVRLFFSGASEEPTPAELRPRRYKCGLSAPCPPKHLAFRLVSGAANVIGPKICLEDKMLVSSVKNNVGRGLNIALVNGVTGELLATKTFDMWAGDVSDLLKFLRPLHEGTLVFVASFDDPATKLNDESRRLFEELGSTVVKDLAFRDSWVFVGAKGIENKSPFEQRMKNSKSSNKYEGWPESLEMDGCIPLRAPLEG; encoded by the exons ATGAGATTAACAG GCCCCCTGAGAGCCGTCGCCGTGCTGCTGTTGGTGGGGCTCACCTGGCTGCTGGCAAACACTTTATTTGGAAAGGAGAGCGGTTCATCTGTGCGCCTTTTCTTTAGCG GTGCAAGTGAGGAACCAACACCTG CTGAACTCCGCCCTCGGAGGTATAAATGTGGACTTTCGGCTCCTTGTCCTCCAAAACATTTGGCTTTCCGTCTGGTGTCTGGTGCTGCCAACGTCATCGGGCCCAAAATCTGCCTGGAGGACAAGAT GCTTGTGAGCAGTGTGAAGAACAATGTTGGCCGAGGACTCAACATAGCTTTGGTCAATG GAGTGACGGGAGAACTCTTAGCCACAAAGACATTTGATATGTGGGCAGGAG ATGTTTCTGACCTGTTGAAGTTTCTTCGGCCGCTTCATGAAGGAACACTTGTGTTCGTGGCTTCCTTTGATGATCCAGCTACAAA GTTGAACGACGAATCTCGGCGACTGTTTGAGGAGCTCGGGAGCACAGTGGTGAAAGACCTGGCCTTCAGAGACAGCTGGGTGTTTGTTGGGGCCAAGGGTATCGAGAATAAGAGTCCCTTTGAGCAG CGCATGAAGAACAGTAAGAGCAGCAACAAGTATGAAGGTTGGCCTGAGTCTCTAGAGATGGATGGCTGCATTCCACTGCGGGCACCCCTGGAAGGATAA
- the idh3g gene encoding isocitrate dehydrogenase [NAD] subunit gamma, mitochondrial isoform X1: MAAPSAVLSMSKIMKPFWGGRLGNTVKVFGTTLTSHRNKTLLTGENIPPPAKYGGRHTVTLIPGDGIGPELLNHVREVFRFSCVPVDFEVVHVNSALETEDDISNAITAIRRNGVALKGNIETKHTMAPSVKSRNNLLRTSLDLYANVMHCQSLPGVQTRHKNIDIMIIRENTEGEYSSLEHESVAGVVESLKIITRNNSLRIAEYAFQLAREKGRRRVTAVHKANIMKLGDGLFLQCCREVASGYPDITFDSMIVDNTTMQLVSKPQQFDVMVMPNLYGNVVSNVCAGLVGGPGLVPGANYGRDYAVFETATRNTGKSIADRNIANPTAMLLASCMMLDHLKLYEHASSIRNAVLTTMNETRLHTADIGGQGTTSEVVQSIMRIIQSKGQLTAEL, encoded by the exons ATGGCTGCCCCCAGTGCTGTGCTTTCGATGTCCAAAATCATGAAACCTTTTTGGGGTGGACGCCTTGGAAATACGGTGAAA gtATTTGGAACAACTCTGACAAGCCACAGGAATAAGACCTTGCTCACT GGAGAAAACATT cctcctcctgcaAAGTATGGAGGCAGGCACACTGTGACCCTCATACCTGGAGATGGAATCGGTCCAGAGCTGCTCAATcatgtcagggaggttttcag GTTCAGCTGTGTCCCAGTGGACTTTGAAGTGGTGCATGTCAACTCTGCTTTGGAGACGGAGGATGATATCAGTAATGCCATCACAGCCATCCGCCGTAATGGAGTTGCCCTCAAAG GCAACATAGAAACCAAACATACCATGGCGCCATCTGTTAAATCCAGAAATAATCTCCTTCG CACAAGTTTAGACCTGTATGCCAATGTGATGCACTGCCAGTCCCTCCCGGGAGTCCAGACTCGCCACAAGAACATTGACATCATGATCATCAGGGAGAACACAGAGGGAGAGTACAGCAGTCTGGAGCACGAG AGTGTCGCAGGAGTAGTGGAGAGTCTCAAGATCATCACCAGGAACAATTCCCTCAGGATCGCAGAGTACGCCTTCCAACTGGCCAGGGAGAAAGGCCGCCGTAGGGTCACTGCCGTACACAAGGCCAACATCAT GAAGCTCGGCGATGGCTTGTTCCTGCAGTGTTGCAGAGAAGTGGCCTCTGGTTACCCAGACATCACATTTGACAGCATGATTGTGGACAACACCACCATGCAG ctgGTGTCCAAGCCCCAGCAGTTCGATGTGATGGTGATGCCCAATCTGTACGGGAACGTGGTGAGCAACGTGTGTGCAGGCCTGGTGGGAGGGCCTGGCCTTGTGCCCGGGGCTAACTATGGCCGTGATTATGCTGTCTTTGAAACG gCCACAAGGAACACAGGGAAGAGTATTGCAGACAGGAACATTGCTAACCCCACCGCCATGCTGCTAGCCAGTTGCATGATGCTGGACCACCTCAA GCTTTATGAACACGCAAGTTCGATCCGAAATGCTGTCCTCACCACCATGAATGAAACCAGG TTGCACACAGCTGATATCGGCGGTCAGGGCACCACGTCAGAGGTGGTCCAGTCCATCATGAGGATCATCCAGAGTAAAGGGCAGCTCACAGCGGAGCTCTAA
- the idh3g gene encoding isocitrate dehydrogenase [NAD] subunit gamma, mitochondrial isoform X2, translating to MAAPSAVLSMSKIMKPFWGGRLGNTVKVFGTTLTSHRNKTLLTPPPAKYGGRHTVTLIPGDGIGPELLNHVREVFRFSCVPVDFEVVHVNSALETEDDISNAITAIRRNGVALKGNIETKHTMAPSVKSRNNLLRTSLDLYANVMHCQSLPGVQTRHKNIDIMIIRENTEGEYSSLEHESVAGVVESLKIITRNNSLRIAEYAFQLAREKGRRRVTAVHKANIMKLGDGLFLQCCREVASGYPDITFDSMIVDNTTMQLVSKPQQFDVMVMPNLYGNVVSNVCAGLVGGPGLVPGANYGRDYAVFETATRNTGKSIADRNIANPTAMLLASCMMLDHLKLYEHASSIRNAVLTTMNETRLHTADIGGQGTTSEVVQSIMRIIQSKGQLTAEL from the exons ATGGCTGCCCCCAGTGCTGTGCTTTCGATGTCCAAAATCATGAAACCTTTTTGGGGTGGACGCCTTGGAAATACGGTGAAA gtATTTGGAACAACTCTGACAAGCCACAGGAATAAGACCTTGCTCACT cctcctcctgcaAAGTATGGAGGCAGGCACACTGTGACCCTCATACCTGGAGATGGAATCGGTCCAGAGCTGCTCAATcatgtcagggaggttttcag GTTCAGCTGTGTCCCAGTGGACTTTGAAGTGGTGCATGTCAACTCTGCTTTGGAGACGGAGGATGATATCAGTAATGCCATCACAGCCATCCGCCGTAATGGAGTTGCCCTCAAAG GCAACATAGAAACCAAACATACCATGGCGCCATCTGTTAAATCCAGAAATAATCTCCTTCG CACAAGTTTAGACCTGTATGCCAATGTGATGCACTGCCAGTCCCTCCCGGGAGTCCAGACTCGCCACAAGAACATTGACATCATGATCATCAGGGAGAACACAGAGGGAGAGTACAGCAGTCTGGAGCACGAG AGTGTCGCAGGAGTAGTGGAGAGTCTCAAGATCATCACCAGGAACAATTCCCTCAGGATCGCAGAGTACGCCTTCCAACTGGCCAGGGAGAAAGGCCGCCGTAGGGTCACTGCCGTACACAAGGCCAACATCAT GAAGCTCGGCGATGGCTTGTTCCTGCAGTGTTGCAGAGAAGTGGCCTCTGGTTACCCAGACATCACATTTGACAGCATGATTGTGGACAACACCACCATGCAG ctgGTGTCCAAGCCCCAGCAGTTCGATGTGATGGTGATGCCCAATCTGTACGGGAACGTGGTGAGCAACGTGTGTGCAGGCCTGGTGGGAGGGCCTGGCCTTGTGCCCGGGGCTAACTATGGCCGTGATTATGCTGTCTTTGAAACG gCCACAAGGAACACAGGGAAGAGTATTGCAGACAGGAACATTGCTAACCCCACCGCCATGCTGCTAGCCAGTTGCATGATGCTGGACCACCTCAA GCTTTATGAACACGCAAGTTCGATCCGAAATGCTGTCCTCACCACCATGAATGAAACCAGG TTGCACACAGCTGATATCGGCGGTCAGGGCACCACGTCAGAGGTGGTCCAGTCCATCATGAGGATCATCCAGAGTAAAGGGCAGCTCACAGCGGAGCTCTAA